A single window of Intrasporangium calvum DSM 43043 DNA harbors:
- a CDS encoding O-methyltransferase, protein MWQTATARTPPLLFARVELKARLLLPGIRRSVVEQARELREQGGTQPERLARALERLAADRVSDEARPVLDRVESARRALLRSAERVPWAEDTTQSVALICARASQPPSGARLLHHVVAAWQPTRALELGTCVGVSAAYQAAAIAGSGTVTSLEAYPALARQAEQLWERAGIDNARVVVGRFAETLAPTLSEAPWDYVFIDGNHQGPATERYVEQAARATAAGALLALDDIDYSDGMRAAWQSVRRRQDVAASAVVGKIGLLALR, encoded by the coding sequence ATGTGGCAAACGGCGACTGCGCGGACGCCCCCGCTCCTCTTCGCCCGCGTCGAGCTCAAGGCCCGGCTGTTGTTGCCGGGAATCCGTCGTTCCGTCGTCGAACAGGCCCGCGAGCTGCGCGAACAGGGCGGCACCCAGCCGGAGCGACTCGCCCGCGCCCTCGAGCGACTCGCCGCGGACCGGGTCAGCGACGAGGCACGCCCTGTGCTGGATCGGGTCGAGTCGGCCCGGCGGGCCCTGCTCCGCAGCGCCGAGCGGGTGCCGTGGGCCGAGGACACCACCCAGTCGGTGGCGCTCATCTGCGCCCGGGCCTCGCAGCCCCCCTCGGGAGCCCGCCTGCTCCACCACGTCGTCGCGGCCTGGCAGCCCACCCGCGCCCTCGAGCTGGGCACCTGCGTGGGCGTCTCAGCGGCCTACCAGGCGGCCGCGATCGCTGGGAGCGGCACGGTCACCTCGCTCGAGGCCTACCCTGCGCTCGCCCGCCAGGCCGAGCAGCTCTGGGAGCGGGCCGGCATCGACAATGCCCGAGTCGTCGTGGGCCGCTTCGCGGAGACGCTCGCCCCCACCCTCTCCGAGGCGCCGTGGGACTACGTCTTCATCGACGGGAACCACCAGGGACCCGCGACGGAGCGCTACGTCGAGCAGGCGGCGCGGGCCACCGCGGCCGGCGCCCTGCTGGCCCTCGACGACATCGACTACAGCGACGGCATGCGCGCTGCCTGGCAGTCCGTGCGCCGGCGGCAGGACGTCGCCGCGAGCGCCGTGGTCGGCAAGATCGGGCTCCTCGCCCTGCGCTGA
- a CDS encoding sigma-70 family RNA polymerase sigma factor → MPLDEEAVEAIYREHGPMLRRVVWRATSDPDRVEDIVQETILRVWRQAPEADSLRAYLITTARHLIVDQHRAAGRRPQQARLVDLPEAESAIDRALDQVLVEEALARLQPAHREVVTCLYYERLSVAETAARVGVPEGTVKSRAYYAVRSLRVVLDEMGVTR, encoded by the coding sequence ATGCCGCTCGACGAGGAGGCCGTCGAGGCGATCTACCGCGAGCACGGGCCGATGCTCCGACGCGTCGTGTGGCGGGCGACGAGCGATCCCGACCGGGTGGAGGACATCGTCCAGGAGACGATTCTGCGCGTCTGGCGGCAGGCCCCGGAGGCCGACAGCCTGCGCGCCTACCTCATCACGACGGCCCGGCACCTCATCGTGGACCAGCACCGCGCGGCCGGGCGACGGCCCCAGCAGGCGCGCCTCGTCGACCTCCCCGAGGCGGAGTCGGCGATCGACCGGGCGCTCGACCAGGTCCTCGTCGAGGAGGCTCTCGCGCGGCTGCAGCCGGCGCACCGGGAGGTCGTCACGTGTCTCTACTACGAAAGGCTCTCGGTGGCCGAGACCGCAGCCCGGGTGGGGGTGCCCGAGGGCACCGTGAAGTCCCGCGCCTACTACGCCGTGCGCAGCCTGCGCGTCGTCCTCGACGAGATGGGGGTGACGAGATGA
- a CDS encoding zf-HC2 domain-containing protein, with protein MSADGEETHVLLGGYVLGGLSDEDHRAFTEHLRTCPACQAELGQVSGLPRLLSLVERPPTEEPYAAGLAPGEEAPEVGAGSAAAGPPTLPGLTDLLAEARRRRRRRRDWLVAAAGVAAAGAFGAGAWLGPGLLDPPPPSEHYTATAPAGSTAQVGVHLVTRGWGTQLDLACSNMPVGEEITLYVIDAAGRESPAGSWLGTRSGYATVTGATALRPEQIRSIEVRTADGTLIAAVRT; from the coding sequence ATGAGCGCCGACGGCGAGGAGACCCACGTGCTGCTGGGCGGCTACGTCCTCGGCGGGCTGTCCGACGAGGACCACCGCGCGTTCACCGAGCACCTGCGCACGTGCCCCGCGTGCCAGGCGGAGCTCGGCCAGGTCTCCGGGCTCCCCCGGCTGCTCTCGCTCGTCGAGCGACCACCGACCGAGGAGCCGTATGCCGCTGGGCTCGCTCCCGGAGAGGAGGCACCCGAGGTGGGGGCCGGGTCCGCTGCGGCGGGTCCGCCCACCCTGCCGGGCCTCACCGACCTCCTGGCCGAGGCACGGCGGCGCCGTCGACGGCGGCGGGACTGGCTGGTCGCCGCGGCGGGCGTCGCCGCCGCGGGGGCCTTCGGCGCCGGAGCCTGGCTGGGCCCCGGGCTGCTCGACCCGCCGCCCCCGTCCGAGCACTACACGGCGACCGCACCCGCCGGGTCGACGGCGCAGGTCGGGGTCCACCTCGTCACTCGAGGGTGGGGCACCCAGCTCGACCTCGCCTGCTCGAACATGCCGGTCGGCGAGGAGATCACCCTCTACGTCATCGACGCGGCCGGGCGCGAGTCGCCGGCCGGGTCCTGGCTGGGGACGCGATCCGGCTACGCCACCGTCACCGGGGCGACGGCGCTGCGGCCGGAGCAGATCCGGTCCATCGAGGTGCGCACGGCGGACGGGACCCTCATCGCGGCCGTGCGGACCTGA
- a CDS encoding DUF2630 family protein, with protein MADDLHIQHRITSLIDEEHRLREALQHGSISAEDERARLGTIEVELDQCWDLLRQRRAKREFGANPDEAQVRDPKTVEGYLG; from the coding sequence ATGGCTGACGACCTGCACATCCAGCACCGGATCACGTCTCTGATCGACGAGGAGCACCGCCTGCGTGAGGCCCTCCAGCACGGGTCCATCTCCGCGGAGGACGAGCGGGCCCGGCTCGGCACGATCGAGGTCGAGCTCGACCAGTGCTGGGACCTGCTCCGCCAGCGCCGGGCGAAACGGGAGTTCGGCGCGAACCCCGACGAGGCTCAGGTCCGCGACCCGAAGACGGTCGAGGGGTACCTCGGCTGA
- a CDS encoding dienelactone hydrolase family protein → MIDVAAADGPAEAWLARPTSARGEPPLPGVLLFMDAIGLRPRIFEMADRIASWGYVVLAPNVFYRDGTSAETTPGHPLESEEARREFFKVASGRIASLTAKRAVADIAAYVEALTSLEDVRTPVGVVGYCMGARLAVRAAAAHPDIVAACGGFHGGGLAGDAADSPHLALPASRAEFVFGHADHDPSMNAEAVARLDETLRTAGLTATNEIYPGTAHGYTMADTGVYDEAATERHFAALKDLFARTLG, encoded by the coding sequence ATGATCGACGTTGCGGCGGCCGACGGTCCGGCCGAGGCCTGGCTCGCCCGACCCACCAGCGCGAGAGGGGAGCCCCCCCTGCCCGGGGTCCTGCTCTTCATGGACGCGATCGGGTTGCGGCCCCGGATCTTCGAGATGGCGGACCGCATCGCGTCGTGGGGATACGTCGTGCTCGCCCCGAACGTCTTCTACCGCGACGGAACGAGTGCCGAGACCACACCGGGACATCCGCTGGAATCGGAGGAGGCGCGCCGGGAGTTCTTCAAGGTCGCCTCCGGCCGCATCGCGTCGCTGACGGCGAAGCGCGCGGTCGCGGACATCGCCGCGTACGTCGAGGCGCTGACGTCGCTGGAGGACGTGCGGACACCGGTCGGTGTCGTCGGCTACTGCATGGGGGCGCGGCTTGCCGTCCGAGCGGCTGCCGCCCACCCCGACATCGTCGCCGCCTGCGGCGGGTTCCACGGCGGCGGCCTCGCCGGCGACGCCGCTGACAGCCCGCACCTCGCGCTCCCGGCGTCGCGCGCCGAGTTCGTCTTCGGCCACGCCGACCACGACCCCAGCATGAACGCAGAGGCGGTCGCCCGCCTCGACGAGACGCTCCGTACCGCCGGCCTCACCGCGACGAACGAGATCTATCCGGGAACAGCCCACGGGTACACGATGGCCGACACGGGGGTGTACGACGAGGCTGCGACCGAGCGCCACTTCGCCGCGCTGAAGGACCTGTTCGCGCGCACCCTCGGCTGA
- a CDS encoding patatin-like phospholipase family protein encodes MAGGVRAAVVLGSGGARGYAHIGALQVLRERGLEVVAIAGTSMGALVGGVAAAGRLDEYTEWSLSLTQRELFRLLDFTLSAPGGAIRAERIIGKVGEILGGATIEDLPIPYTAVATDLAARREVWFQHGPVVQAIRASIAIPGVITPIVINGRTLVDGGLLNPLPIEPTAAVSADVTVAVSLSGPRAPIGHATPVKETSETRPFDEWTSRLRRSTAEALESDRLRALVGRFGAGHRRDETRETEEAVDATADATGDLVAAAAEAADSDLSPTAAAAEWVVGKADIGTINLLNMSFETMSALITRYRMASNPPDILITVPYNAVNTLDFHRAAEMIDLGRTLTTQALDRAGL; translated from the coding sequence GTGGCTGGTGGCGTGCGGGCAGCGGTGGTCCTGGGGTCGGGTGGGGCGAGAGGCTATGCGCACATCGGAGCGCTCCAGGTGCTGCGTGAACGGGGCCTGGAGGTCGTGGCCATCGCGGGCACGTCCATGGGTGCCCTCGTCGGGGGGGTCGCTGCCGCGGGTCGGCTGGACGAGTACACCGAGTGGTCGTTGTCGCTGACGCAGCGCGAGCTGTTCCGTCTCCTCGACTTCACCCTGTCCGCGCCCGGCGGGGCCATCCGGGCCGAGCGGATCATCGGCAAGGTGGGCGAGATCCTGGGCGGCGCGACGATCGAGGACCTGCCGATCCCCTACACGGCCGTCGCCACCGACCTCGCGGCGCGGCGGGAGGTGTGGTTCCAGCACGGTCCGGTGGTTCAGGCCATCCGAGCCTCGATCGCCATCCCCGGCGTCATCACCCCCATCGTCATCAACGGCCGCACGCTCGTCGACGGCGGCCTGCTCAACCCCCTGCCCATCGAGCCGACCGCAGCCGTGAGCGCGGACGTGACCGTGGCCGTGAGCCTCTCCGGGCCGAGAGCCCCGATCGGCCATGCCACCCCCGTGAAGGAGACCTCCGAGACGAGGCCCTTCGACGAGTGGACGTCCCGGCTGCGGCGCAGCACCGCCGAAGCCCTCGAGTCCGACCGGCTCCGCGCCCTCGTCGGTCGCTTCGGCGCCGGCCACCGCCGTGACGAGACAAGAGAGACCGAGGAGGCGGTCGACGCGACGGCCGACGCGACTGGGGACCTGGTTGCCGCGGCTGCGGAGGCCGCCGACTCAGACCTCTCACCGACGGCAGCCGCCGCGGAGTGGGTGGTCGGGAAGGCCGACATCGGGACGATCAACCTGCTCAACATGAGCTTCGAGACGATGAGCGCGCTCATCACGCGCTACCGGATGGCCAGCAACCCGCCCGACATCCTCATCACGGTCCCCTACAACGCCGTCAACACGCTCGACTTCCATCGGGCAGCCGAGATGATCGACCTCGGCCGCACGCTCACGACCCAGGCCTTGGACCGAGCCGGCCTCTGA
- a CDS encoding LLM class flavin-dependent oxidoreductase, with product MIRPFRFGVVAPLLSDVPTWLDQVQRFADSGYSTLLMPDVPRWQPAPAPTLAMAAARTNLRVGTWVYASPLRPAWSAAWEAHSMSVLTQGRFEMGIGTGRPGIEDELRDLGLPVSSPSGRLARVRETVTALRDLDGPDGHTPVVMAVRGPKAQALALEVADTVTIASFASDTRAAVAGMARDLGTVRDVELALHVPVVGDRVAPFMASARDTDPAALREADSLAVLPDDPAAAAEEVQRRREEVGYSYFVLGADSADVLAPMVAELAGQ from the coding sequence ATGATCCGACCGTTTCGATTCGGAGTCGTCGCGCCCCTCTTGTCGGACGTGCCCACGTGGCTGGACCAGGTGCAGCGGTTCGCCGACAGCGGGTATTCGACCCTGCTGATGCCCGACGTGCCGCGCTGGCAGCCCGCCCCCGCTCCGACGCTCGCCATGGCGGCAGCCCGGACGAACCTGCGGGTCGGCACCTGGGTCTATGCCTCGCCACTGCGGCCTGCCTGGAGCGCCGCGTGGGAGGCCCACTCGATGTCGGTGCTCACGCAGGGTCGCTTCGAGATGGGCATCGGCACCGGCAGGCCCGGGATCGAGGATGAGCTGCGGGATCTTGGCCTGCCCGTCTCATCACCGAGCGGGAGGCTGGCCCGGGTCCGCGAGACGGTGACGGCACTGCGAGATCTGGACGGTCCGGACGGCCACACGCCGGTTGTCATGGCCGTTCGGGGGCCGAAGGCGCAAGCGCTCGCCCTGGAAGTGGCGGACACGGTCACCATCGCCTCGTTCGCGAGCGACACTCGGGCCGCGGTGGCGGGCATGGCCCGCGACCTGGGCACCGTGCGAGATGTCGAGCTCGCGCTGCACGTTCCGGTCGTCGGCGACAGGGTCGCGCCGTTCATGGCGTCCGCGCGAGACACCGACCCGGCCGCGTTGCGGGAAGCGGACTCGCTGGCCGTCCTCCCGGACGACCCCGCCGCCGCTGCCGAGGAGGTCCAGCGCCGCCGTGAGGAGGTCGGCTACTCCTACTTCGTCCTGGGCGCCGACTCCGCCGACGTGTTGGCTCCGATGGTCGCCGAGCTGGCCGGCCAGTAG
- a CDS encoding VOC family protein produces MGCLVSHTTVDCRNAYDLSEWWKSLLGYRDIEGDPNQPGHEECMIQDPATGHRILFIEVPEEKQTKNRLHFDLRPRESSRDEEVQRLIDTGATVVADLRGTDGRGTGWVVFADPEDNEFCVLRSEAELDAARTREAEASAPAEAPSV; encoded by the coding sequence ATGGGCTGCCTCGTCTCACATACGACCGTCGACTGCCGCAACGCCTACGACCTGTCGGAATGGTGGAAGAGCTTGCTGGGGTACCGCGACATCGAGGGAGATCCCAACCAGCCCGGGCACGAGGAGTGCATGATCCAGGACCCGGCTACCGGGCATCGGATCCTCTTCATCGAGGTCCCGGAGGAGAAGCAGACCAAGAACCGGCTGCACTTCGACCTTCGGCCACGCGAGTCCAGCCGCGACGAGGAGGTCCAGCGGCTCATCGACACGGGGGCCACCGTGGTGGCCGACCTGCGCGGCACGGACGGGCGTGGCACCGGCTGGGTGGTGTTCGCCGACCCAGAGGACAACGAGTTCTGCGTGCTGCGCTCCGAGGCAGAGCTGGACGCGGCGCGTACACGTGAGGCCGAGGCATCGGCTCCTGCGGAGGCCCCATCGGTGTGA
- a CDS encoding ASCH domain-containing protein translates to MDAPEPGTDDSSEIESFWQVAKVRAKLNPTGYYTGERPLGSLRPPAWAFGATPEQADELLALLLSGTKTATAGALWDYEAEGEELPTPGALGIVTDGHGVPHALVVTTQVDVVPFDEVSAEHAHLEGEGDRSLATWREVHERFFTEHAVHTRGFTPSMPVVLERFDVLYSDPSAGSDMG, encoded by the coding sequence ATGGATGCACCCGAGCCCGGCACCGATGATTCGTCGGAAATCGAGTCCTTCTGGCAGGTCGCCAAGGTGCGAGCCAAGCTCAACCCGACTGGGTACTACACCGGTGAGCGACCCCTGGGGTCGCTACGGCCGCCGGCCTGGGCCTTCGGGGCCACCCCCGAGCAGGCCGACGAGCTCCTCGCGCTTCTCCTCTCCGGCACGAAGACCGCGACTGCCGGCGCGCTGTGGGACTACGAGGCGGAGGGTGAGGAGCTGCCGACGCCTGGAGCGCTCGGCATCGTCACCGACGGTCACGGGGTCCCGCACGCCTTGGTCGTGACGACCCAGGTCGATGTCGTCCCCTTCGACGAGGTGAGCGCCGAGCACGCGCACCTCGAGGGTGAGGGCGACCGGTCGCTCGCCACGTGGCGCGAGGTGCACGAGCGCTTCTTCACCGAGCACGCGGTGCACACTCGGGGGTTCACCCCGAGCATGCCGGTCGTCCTGGAGCGCTTCGACGTGCTCTACAGCGATCCCTCCGCCGGCTCGGACATGGGCTGA
- a CDS encoding alpha/beta hydrolase, with translation MSQPQTENAHVISAVPGRTNVYVHLDVVYARRGGLDLHLQIIQPSGDAAMLGWEVAFAGRYPCIAFIQGSGWREQALGAAMSYLCRFAERGYVIAIVQYRPSAVAPHPAQVHDAKTAVRWLRQNSDQYGIDPDRITISGDSSGGHTALLVHATDGSAALDEDPEAAPLNLSSAVVFSSPTDLTLMDDDDAVRDLLGGRRPSQAPDDARAACPANHLDRRRRGPVLLVHGTDDEVVACEHSRIYAMALREAGHTCDLVLVEGARHGIWPSLFSPELADIMDEFLSG, from the coding sequence GTGTCCCAGCCCCAAACTGAGAACGCCCACGTCATCTCCGCGGTCCCCGGTCGCACGAACGTCTACGTCCACCTCGACGTGGTCTATGCGCGTCGTGGTGGTCTCGACCTTCACCTGCAGATCATCCAGCCCAGTGGCGACGCGGCGATGCTCGGCTGGGAGGTGGCGTTCGCGGGCCGCTATCCGTGCATCGCCTTCATTCAGGGTTCAGGGTGGCGAGAGCAGGCTCTCGGGGCGGCGATGTCGTACCTGTGCCGGTTCGCCGAGCGCGGCTACGTCATCGCGATCGTGCAGTACCGCCCCTCGGCGGTGGCCCCGCACCCTGCCCAAGTTCACGACGCCAAGACCGCCGTCAGATGGCTGCGTCAGAACTCCGATCAGTACGGCATCGACCCCGACCGCATCACCATCTCGGGCGACAGCTCCGGCGGGCACACCGCTCTGCTGGTCCACGCCACCGACGGGTCGGCAGCGCTGGACGAGGACCCAGAAGCCGCCCCATTGAACCTGTCCAGCGCGGTCGTGTTCTCCTCCCCAACGGACCTCACACTCATGGACGACGACGACGCCGTCCGCGACCTGCTCGGCGGTCGACGCCCGAGTCAAGCCCCGGACGACGCCCGGGCTGCCTGCCCCGCAAACCATCTCGACCGCCGGCGCCGGGGCCCGGTGCTGCTGGTGCACGGCACCGACGACGAGGTCGTCGCCTGCGAACACAGCCGTATCTACGCGATGGCGCTGCGCGAGGCCGGCCACACGTGCGACTTGGTGCTTGTCGAAGGTGCCCGGCATGGCATCTGGCCCTCTCTGTTCAGCCCAGAGCTCGCCGACATCATGGACGAGTTTCTCAGTGGCTAG
- a CDS encoding VOC family protein: protein MTPVLTVADVRAAVAWYADVFGFVEHVRIGEGHRSQLGLPDGQPAELVVAEVRPGRRTPQSGRSHQVMLKVADVAGVAETATARGAVLVDPPHDWEYGERQATIDDSFGHQWVLNQTIVDVAPEQWGGQTVTPRPRPQ from the coding sequence GTGACACCGGTTCTGACCGTGGCCGACGTTCGGGCGGCGGTGGCGTGGTACGCCGACGTCTTCGGGTTCGTCGAACACGTCCGCATCGGTGAAGGGCACCGCTCGCAGCTCGGCCTGCCGGACGGGCAGCCGGCCGAGCTCGTGGTGGCCGAGGTTCGGCCCGGGCGGCGAACCCCTCAGAGCGGGCGTTCTCACCAAGTGATGCTCAAGGTCGCCGATGTCGCGGGAGTCGCCGAGACGGCGACCGCTCGAGGCGCCGTTCTGGTCGACCCGCCGCACGACTGGGAGTACGGCGAGCGGCAGGCCACGATCGATGACTCGTTCGGGCACCAGTGGGTCCTCAACCAGACGATCGTCGACGTCGCGCCCGAGCAGTGGGGCGGTCAGACCGTGACGCCGCGCCCTCGACCCCAGTAG
- a CDS encoding GNAT family N-acetyltransferase has product MRIRPAQLDELEELAWIEHEADGLFGVVGVDVILDAPAPPTADYAKAQEAGSVLVAELPTGPLAGFVRTEIVDETAHLEQVSVLPQHARHGVGRAMIAAAEDWAFRRGHTPHHVDDLPGRAMERRTTSVWAGMFLRTTTSGHSCVPSAATSGPAASRSRPARPWGTVESQRRSDHLRRALNAPSCRGPTRPGALIAHLSPSSRAWLIEHNGEPLPDQLVAEIVSVAGAEPNAQWWGGPSLEGRPSSPTKRATGSTPSPTTRADPSSPVSSARNDAVGAIVPAVAGSRRRRPIASLRRLPGELAGRCAPGRTDLLWLDAHEPVGAAGASDTGSDRGRRSGGGGVVRRRLRVRRTRPHR; this is encoded by the coding sequence ATGAGGATTCGTCCGGCACAGCTGGATGAGCTTGAAGAACTGGCATGGATCGAGCACGAGGCAGACGGCCTGTTCGGCGTGGTCGGTGTCGACGTCATTCTCGATGCGCCGGCCCCGCCCACCGCCGACTATGCCAAGGCTCAGGAGGCTGGCAGCGTCCTGGTCGCGGAGCTCCCTACTGGCCCGCTGGCGGGGTTCGTCCGGACTGAGATCGTCGACGAAACGGCTCACCTGGAGCAGGTCAGTGTCCTGCCCCAGCATGCCCGACATGGGGTCGGCAGAGCCATGATCGCCGCCGCCGAGGACTGGGCTTTTCGGCGCGGGCACACCCCGCATCACGTTGACGACCTACCGGGACGTGCCATGGAACGCCGTACTACCAGCGTCTGGGCTGGGATGTTCTTGCGGACGACGACCTCGGGCCACAGCTGCGTGCCATCCGCGGCCACGAGCGGGCCCGCGGCCTCGAGATCCAGGCCCGCCAGGCCATGGGGAACCGTTGAGTCCCAACGGCGCAGTGACCATCTGAGGCGGGCCCTCAACGCGCCGTCATGCCGCGGGCCGACTCGCCCTGGCGCACTGATCGCGCACCTGAGCCCCTCGAGCCGCGCGTGGCTGATCGAGCACAATGGGGAGCCGCTGCCCGACCAACTCGTTGCAGAGATCGTCAGCGTCGCAGGCGCCGAACCGAACGCTCAGTGGTGGGGCGGCCCCTCCTTGGAGGGCAGACCCAGCTCACCGACGAAGCGGGCGACTGGATCGACACCGTCGCCAACGACGAGAGCTGACCCGAGCTCTCCCGTCAGCAGCGCCCGCAATGACGCTGTAGGCGCGATCGTGCCGGCAGTCGCCGGTTCCAGGCGACGGCGCCCAATCGCGTCCCTCCGGCGACTGCCGGGGGAGCTGGCGGGTCGGTGCGCACCTGGCCGTACCGATCTACTGTGGCTGGATGCTCACGAACCGGTCGGCGCCGCAGGCGCGAGTGACACCGGTTCTGACCGTGGCCGACGTTCGGGCGGCGGTGGCGTGGTACGCCGACGTCTTCGGGTTCGTCGAACACGTCCGCATCGGTGA
- a CDS encoding cupin domain-containing protein translates to MTPGMRREQAVSTDRSWAGHVTTEAGMVSGWHHHGDYESHIYVVSGLLRMESGPGGQDVVDAEPGDFVFVPPYTVHREGNPASAEATVIVVRAGSGEAVFNVDRPDDT, encoded by the coding sequence ATGACGCCAGGCATGCGCCGGGAGCAGGCCGTCAGCACGGATAGAAGTTGGGCCGGCCACGTCACGACGGAGGCCGGGATGGTGTCCGGGTGGCACCATCACGGAGACTACGAGAGTCACATCTACGTCGTCTCGGGACTGTTGCGGATGGAGTCCGGTCCCGGTGGCCAGGACGTGGTTGATGCGGAGCCCGGCGATTTTGTCTTCGTGCCACCGTACACGGTGCATCGCGAGGGGAACCCGGCATCGGCGGAGGCTACGGTGATCGTCGTCAGAGCCGGAAGCGGGGAGGCAGTGTTCAACGTCGACCGACCCGATGACACCTGA